The Achromobacter deleyi genome has a window encoding:
- a CDS encoding SDR family oxidoreductase, with amino-acid sequence MDLGIKDKTALVLGGGGGLGSAIAWSLAQEGAKVVVADLNLDAAAATADRIKAEGLAAFALQWDLRALDAFDSQVGWIEANVGPVDILVNNTGGPPPTPSSGQQAELWREQFEGMVLSVIKLTDRVLPGMRERQWGRIITSTSSGVIAPIPNLGISNALRMSLVGWSKTLAREVGKDGITSNIVLPGRIATARITFLDEARAKREGRNVDDVSRESTAAIPVGRYGDPAEYGDAVAFLASARASYITGSTIRVDGGLIASI; translated from the coding sequence ATGGATTTGGGTATCAAGGACAAGACCGCGCTGGTGCTGGGCGGCGGCGGCGGATTGGGCAGCGCCATCGCATGGTCGCTGGCGCAGGAAGGCGCCAAGGTGGTGGTGGCCGACCTGAACCTGGACGCGGCGGCCGCCACGGCGGACAGGATCAAGGCCGAGGGCCTGGCCGCCTTTGCGCTGCAGTGGGATCTGCGGGCGCTGGACGCCTTCGACAGCCAGGTCGGCTGGATCGAGGCCAACGTCGGCCCGGTGGACATCCTGGTCAACAACACCGGCGGTCCGCCGCCCACGCCCTCCTCCGGTCAGCAGGCCGAGCTGTGGCGCGAGCAATTCGAAGGCATGGTGCTGTCCGTCATCAAGCTGACCGACCGCGTGCTGCCCGGCATGCGGGAACGGCAGTGGGGACGAATCATCACCAGCACCTCGTCGGGCGTGATCGCGCCGATTCCCAACCTGGGCATTTCCAACGCGCTGCGCATGTCGCTGGTGGGCTGGTCCAAGACGCTGGCGCGCGAAGTGGGCAAGGACGGCATCACATCGAACATCGTGCTGCCTGGCCGCATCGCAACCGCCCGCATCACTTTTCTGGACGAAGCCCGCGCAAAACGCGAGGGCCGCAACGTCGACGACGTCAGCCGCGAAAGCACGGCCGCCATCCCCGTGGGCCGCTATGGCGACCCCGCGGAATACGGCGACGCGGTCGCCTTCCTGGCCAGCGCACGGGCCAGCTACATTACCGGATCGACGATCCGGGTAGACGGCGGCCTGATCGCCAGCATCTAG